A genomic window from Helicobacter pylori includes:
- a CDS encoding DNA methyltransferase, which yields MHKVFIMEALECLKRIEKESVQTIYIDPPYNTKSSNFEYDDAHADYEKWIKEHLVLAKAVLKQSGCLFISIDDNKMAEVKIIANEIFGVHNFLGTFITKQATRSNAKHINITHEYVLSYAKNKACTPGFKILRTLLPIYDKPLKDLMRTIKSVFKQKGQAQAQLALKKQIKELSQKEHFNFLKNYNLVDEKGEIYFAKDLSTPSNPRSVAIEEINLFLEPLKSRGWSSDEKLKELHDQNRLVFKNKRPYEKYYLKESQDNCLSVLDFYSRQGTRDLEKLGLKGLFKTPKPVELIKYLLLCSTPKDSVILDFFAGSGTTAQAVVEANKDYHLNWSFYLCQKEEKIKNNSQATSILKNKGYNSTISNIMLLRLEKIIKRSEYEILNMKF from the coding sequence TTGCATAAAGTTTTTATTATGGAAGCTTTGGAGTGTTTGAAAAGGATAGAAAAAGAAAGTGTCCAAACCATCTATATAGATCCCCCTTATAACACCAAGAGTTCTAATTTTGAATATGATGACGCTCATGCTGACTACGAAAAATGGATTAAAGAACATCTGGTTTTAGCAAAGGCTGTGTTAAAACAAAGCGGTTGTCTTTTTATTTCTATAGATGACAACAAAATGGCTGAAGTCAAAATCATTGCCAATGAAATTTTTGGAGTGCACAATTTTTTAGGCACTTTTATCACTAAACAAGCCACAAGATCTAACGCCAAACACATCAATATTACCCATGAGTATGTTTTAAGCTACGCCAAAAATAAAGCATGCACTCCTGGCTTTAAAATCTTACGAACGCTTTTACCCATTTATGATAAACCATTAAAAGATTTAATGCGAACGATTAAGAGCGTTTTCAAACAAAAAGGGCAAGCCCAAGCCCAACTTGCCTTAAAAAAACAAATCAAAGAGCTATCCCAAAAAGAACATTTTAATTTTTTAAAAAATTATAATTTAGTGGATGAAAAAGGTGAAATTTATTTTGCTAAAGATTTATCCACGCCTTCAAACCCACGCAGTGTAGCGATAGAAGAAATCAATCTTTTTTTAGAACCCTTAAAAAGCAGAGGGTGGAGCAGCGATGAAAAGCTTAAGGAATTGCATGATCAAAACAGACTTGTTTTTAAGAATAAGCGCCCTTATGAAAAATACTATTTAAAAGAATCGCAAGATAATTGTTTGAGTGTGTTGGATTTTTATAGCCGACAAGGTACAAGAGATTTAGAAAAATTAGGCTTAAAAGGGCTTTTTAAGACACCAAAGCCTGTAGAATTGATTAAATATTTATTGTTATGCTCCACCCCTAAAGATTCTGTCATTTTAGATTTTTTTGCAGGTAGCGGGACAACCGCGCAAGCCGTTGTAGAAGCTAATAAGGATTATCATTTGAATTGGTCGTTTTATTTATGCCAGAAAGAAGAAAAAATTAAAAATAATTCGCAAGCTACTAGTATTTTAAAAAATAAAGGGTATAACAGCACCATTTCAAATATCATGCTGTTGCGTTTAGAAAAAATTATCAAAAGAAGTGAATACGAAATTTTAAACATGAAATTTTAA
- a CDS encoding DNA-methyltransferase, producing MKPYFSLDKLRLYHGDASVLETFEKGFYDLCITSPPYNLSIEYQGSNDFRAYDEYLNWCKNWLKNCYFWGKEQARLCLNVPLDTNKHGKQSLGADITAVAKECGWKYQNTIIWNESNISRRTAWGSWLQASAPYAIAPVELIIVFYKNEYKRKKQTSTMSREEFLLYTNGLWSFSGESKKRLKHPAPFPRELPSRCIKLFSFLEDTIFDPFSGSGTTILEANALGRFSVGLEIEKEYCELSKKRIVESLSLV from the coding sequence ATGAAACCTTATTTCAGTTTGGATAAATTGCGTTTATACCATGGCGATGCGAGCGTTTTAGAGACTTTTGAAAAAGGTTTTTATGATTTATGCATCACTTCACCGCCCTATAATTTGAGTATTGAATATCAAGGGAGTAACGATTTTAGGGCTTATGATGAGTATTTGAATTGGTGCAAAAATTGGCTTAAAAATTGTTATTTTTGGGGTAAGGAGCAAGCGAGGTTGTGCTTGAATGTCCCTTTAGATACGAATAAACACGGCAAACAAAGTTTGGGGGCAGATATTACAGCGGTGGCTAAAGAATGCGGTTGGAAATACCAAAATACGATCATTTGGAATGAAAGCAACATTTCAAGACGCACCGCTTGGGGGAGTTGGCTGCAAGCTAGCGCGCCTTATGCTATCGCTCCTGTGGAATTAATCATTGTTTTTTATAAAAACGAATACAAACGAAAAAAACAAACTTCTACGATGAGTAGAGAGGAATTTTTACTCTACACGAACGGGCTTTGGAGTTTTAGCGGCGAATCCAAAAAACGCTTGAAACACCCAGCCCCATTCCCAAGGGAATTACCCAGTCGTTGCATCAAATTGTTTTCTTTTTTGGAAGACACGATTTTTGATCCTTTTAGCGGCTCTGGTACGACTATTTTAGAGGCCAACGCTTTAGGGCGTTTTAGCGTGGGGTTAGAAATTGAAAAAGAATATTGCGAGCTGTCTAAAAAGCGTATTGTGGAGAGTTTGTCATTGGTGTGA